A window of Pyrus communis chromosome 3, drPyrComm1.1, whole genome shotgun sequence genomic DNA:
GGTTCCTGACTACCTGGAAGTCGGAAGATGATCCCGGAACAGGGAATTACACCTACAGGATTGACCCAGGTGGAGCTCCCCAGATTGTGGTGAACAAAGGTAACATCCGATTGTGGAGGTCTGGTAATTGGAATATGAATAGGGGGTGGTGGAATGGTACAACCACAGTGCAAGGTGGCCTTGAAATCTACACTACTAATGACGATAATGAGATCACAATAATGTGGGACGTTGTCAACCCTTCGATCATCTCAAGAGTAATAGTGATGGACAGTTCTGGATCAATCAAAGAACTTATATGGTATCAACAAAAGCAGGGGTGGAACCTAGTCTGGTCTGAACCCTTGAACAAATGCGACTCTTATGGCTGGTGTGGAGCATTCGGCAGATGTGACCCCTTTGGAACTTATGGCTTGAGCGAGTTCGAGTGCAAATGCCTCCCAGGGTTTCAACCCTTGTTGGAAGTTGAGTGGAATATGAAAAATGCATCGAGTGGCTGTGTGAGGAAGCACGAGGCATGCAGAAATGGCGAACGTTTCATCAAAGTTGCCAACGTGAGAATTCCTGACACATCATGGGCACTGGTGAATACAAATTCAAGTTGGAAACAATGTAAGGATGAGTGCTTGAGAAATTGCTCTTGCTTGGCATACACAAAATTACGAGTTGGCATTGGCTGCCTGACATGGTATGGGAATTTAATAGATACTCGAGATAATACCCAAGGGGGTGGTGACGAGCTTTACATTCGCGTGGATGCGGTTGAGTATGGTATGCGGCTAACTTTCTCAGTAGTACTGAAATAATATTCTTTCGCATATTTCTCTCAATTAAGTATTTTTAACTTTGTAGCCCAATACGCAAAGAAGTCGAAGAGTTTTCTTGCCAAAAAGGGAATGCTGCCGGTTTTGGTAGTATCTATTGCTATGGTATCCTCCTTCATTTTCGTCGGATGTTGTTGGTGtttaaagagaaagagaaaaggtAAGCAAAAATTTATTCCCCCAAAGTATTACAAGCCTCTTAGTGAGTCTAATAGGaactttatgttatgtgtagGATCTTCAAAGGAAAAAAGGGAAGATGATAGTGAAACTCATCATGACCTACCATTTTATGACCTAAAAAGCTTAGTTGCTGCCACGGAAAATTTCTCTGCTGCTAACAAGCTCGGCGAAGGTGGATTCGGCTCAGTCTATAAGGTATCTCAGTACAATACATAAACCTCGATAACATAATTAAGCACATCTCTCAAGGAGTACTCCATTCCTAAGTATGTGATTATGCACACATTGACATAGCATTTTCGTTACTGTATCAAATCTTAAACTAAAGACGGGATGATAATTTTCAGGGTTTACTAGCTAATGGACAAGAGGTTGCTGTGAAACAATTATCAAAGGATTCAGGGCAAGGTTTAGAACAATTTAAGAATGAGGTTATGTTGATAGCAAAACTTCAGCACAGGAACCTGGTGAGGCTTGTAGGTTTCTGCGTCCAGGCAGAAGAGAAGATGTTGATCTATGAATATTTACCAAACAAAAGCCTGGACCTTTTCATATTTGGTATACCTTTCAATTTATAAATAGCAACAATTTTTTTGCATGAAGTTATTTTGCCACGGCATTTTTCTCCTACACGTCTCTCTTTGTTTATGTTCCCTTGATTCTCCTTTAAGCCTCTGTtttattcaatccaaaggcCAAAAAAATGGTATGCTAAAAGCGAAAATGGGTGTGTAGAAATCATTTTCCTTACTTCTATCATATATTTGAATTATAAGTCAAATGAACTAAAGCATATACCAAAGAACTAATTGCAGCAGAGCTTGTAAATGTTATCCTATGGTTTCCTTACTCTCCAATCTCCATACATTGAATCAAGGTTTATGTTTCTTGACCAGATAAAAGTAGAAGCTCATTGTTGGACTGGGAAAAGCGTATTGAGATTACCGTCGGAATCGCTCGAGGAGTCTTATACCTTCATCATGACTCAAGACTGAAAGTCATCCACAGGGATCTGAAAGCTAGCAATGTTCTATTGGATTCAACAATGAACCCCAAGATCTCAGATTTTGGACTGGCGAAAATGTTTGGGGAAGACCAAATCATAGCAAAAACAAACAGAGTGGTTGGAACATAGTAAGTATTTTGGAGTACATCCGATTAGAAGCATATGATGATTATGAAGAAACAATTGGCATGCTCAATAGTTTGTATCATGTTGTGTGATTGTAGTGGCTACATGTCACCGGAATATGCAATGGGAGGGAGatattcaacaaaatcggaTGTTTTTAGCTTTGGTGTCATACTGCTAGAGATCGTTAGTGGCAAAAGGAACACGAGTTATGATGATGAAAGTCACTCCCCAAATTTGATTGGACAAGTAGGCAATTCAGTAAGTTCTAAAGTATATACGATGTGAGCTACCAATTTTTACTTCTGAATATTTGTGCTAACATGATGTTTGAAATTGCATCAGATTTGGGATATGTGGATCAAGGAGCAAGCATTAGGTATTGTCGATCCATCATTGGATCGGTCATATCCTGCACATGAGGTTTCGCGATGCATCCAGATCGGGCTACTTTGTGTGCAAGAAAGTGCATTGGATAGGCCAACCATGTCGGAAGTTGTTTTCATGTTGTGTAA
This region includes:
- the LOC137729244 gene encoding G-type lectin S-receptor-like serine/threonine-protein kinase RKS1, with the translated sequence MFMNFTEGVIVTTLVQIVLLIRCCASTDSIAADQAIRDGEVLVSSGEVFELGFFSPGKSTKRYVGIWYKKDVENRVVWVANRDNPVNDTSGVLSIGTDGNLFVYAKNRSNIPLWSTKSGVSISSLSSEQDPIYKAQLLDSGNLVLVEQQQDSEKVAWQSFDYPTHVQLPFMKLGIDKRTGLNRFLTTWKSEDDPGTGNYTYRIDPGGAPQIVVNKGNIRLWRSGNWNMNRGWWNGTTTVQGGLEIYTTNDDNEITIMWDVVNPSIISRVIVMDSSGSIKELIWYQQKQGWNLVWSEPLNKCDSYGWCGAFGRCDPFGTYGLSEFECKCLPGFQPLLEVEWNMKNASSGCVRKHEACRNGERFIKVANVRIPDTSWALVNTNSSWKQCKDECLRNCSCLAYTKLRVGIGCLTWYGNLIDTRDNTQGGGDELYIRVDAVEYAQYAKKSKSFLAKKGMLPVLVVSIAMVSSFIFVGCCWCLKRKRKGSSKEKREDDSETHHDLPFYDLKSLVAATENFSAANKLGEGGFGSVYKGLLANGQEVAVKQLSKDSGQGLEQFKNEVMLIAKLQHRNLVRLVGFCVQAEEKMLIYEYLPNKSLDLFIFDKSRSSLLDWEKRIEITVGIARGVLYLHHDSRLKVIHRDLKASNVLLDSTMNPKISDFGLAKMFGEDQIIAKTNRVVGTYGYMSPEYAMGGRYSTKSDVFSFGVILLEIVSGKRNTSYDDESHSPNLIGQIWDMWIKEQALGIVDPSLDRSYPAHEVSRCIQIGLLCVQESALDRPTMSEVVFMLCNETTLPCPKKPAFILQSTNPNKEALRGEICSLNDLTITVVEAR